The Pyrus communis chromosome 9, drPyrComm1.1, whole genome shotgun sequence genome has a segment encoding these proteins:
- the LOC137746208 gene encoding DExH-box ATP-dependent RNA helicase DExH1 isoform X1 gives MSVRFLLGATTSCPLPRHLLAAPKIFAFRPGISTLAMSGRTNFQGGRRGGPNSGGGRRGRGGGGRGGGGRGGGGGGGRGGEQRWWDPVWRAERLRQQAVQMEVLDETEWWGKMEQMKNGAEQEMVIKRNFSRNDQQILYDMAYQLGLYFHAYNKGKALVVSKVPLPDYRADLDERHGSTQKEIKMSTETANRVGSLLHSSPSQGEISVNGPSGSGQGNRQTSASVITSKPVAQLEPDNVNEKEKLSLQLKEKQEKMKVSNSLKAMQSFREKLPAFKMKSEFLKAVSENQVLVVSGETGCGKTTQLPQFILENEISRLHGADCNIICTQPRRISAVSVAARISSERGENLGETVGYQIRLESKRSAQTRLLFCTTGVLLRQLVQDPELTGVSHLLVDEIHERGMNEDFLLIILRDLLPRRPDLRLILMSATINADLFSRYFGNSPTIHIPGLTFPVAELFLEDILEKTRYAVKSEFDNFEGGNSRRRRQQDSKKDPLTELFEDADIDVQFKNYSTATRKSLEAWSGSQLDLGLVEATIEHICRNERDGAILVFLTGWDDISKLLDKIKGNRFLGDPTKYMVLPLHGSMPTVNQREIFDRPPPNKRKIVLATNIAESSITIDDVVYVIDCGKAKETSYDALNKLACLLPSWISKASAHQRRGRAGRVQPGVCYRLYPKMIHDAMLQYQLPEILRTPLQELCLHIKSLQLGAVGSFLAKALQPPDSLAVQNAIELLKTIGALDDTEELTPLGRHLCTLPLDPNIGKMLLMGSIFQCLNPALTIAAALAHRDPFILPINKKEDADAAKRSFAGDSFSDHIALVKAFEGWKEAKQNGAGAGKSFCWENFLSPVTLQMMEDMRIQFLDLLSNIGFLDKSRGANAYNQYSHDLEMVCAVLCAGLYPNVVQCKRRGKRTAFYTKEVGKVDIHPASVNAGVHLFPLPYMVYSEKVKTTSIYIRDSTNLSDYALLLFGGSLIPSKTGEGIEMLGGYLHFSASKSVLELIRKLRGELDKLLNRKIDNPGLDISSEGKAVVSAVVELLHSQNIQY, from the exons ATGTCAGTGCGCTTCCTCCTTGGCGCAACAACAAGCTGCCCGCTTCCCCGACACCTCCTCGCCGCGCCCAAAATCTTCGCGTTTCGCCCTGGGATCTCGACACTCGCCATGTCCGGACGCACCAACTTCCAAGGCGGTCGCCGAGGCGGCCCTAACTCTGGCGGAGGCCGCCGCGGTCGCGGTGGCGGCGGCAGAGGTGGAGGCGGtcgtggaggtggaggtggaggcggCCGCGGCGGAGAACAGCGTTGGTGGGACCCGGTATGGCGCGCAGAGCGACTGAGGCAGCAGGCCGTCCAG ATGGAAGTGCTTGATGAGACGGAATGGTGGGGAAAGATGGAGCAGATGAAGAATGGAGCGGAGCAGGAGATGGTAATTAAGCGTAATTTTAGCCGGAATGATCAGCAAATTCTATATGACATGGCTTATCAACTGGGGCTTTACTT CCATGCATACAATAAAGGGAAGGCTTTGGTGGTCAGCAAAGTTCCATTGCCGGACTACCGGGCAGATCTTGATGAGCGCCATGGTTCCACACAGAAAGAG ATTAAAATGTCTACAGAGACTGCCAATAGAGTTGGGAGTCTTTTGCACAGCTCACCGTCACAGGGGGAAATATCTGTCAATGGGCCTTCTGGGTCAGGGCAGGGAAACAGACAAACTTCAGCTAGCGTAATTACGAGTAAACCTGTCGCCCAGTTAGAGCCTGATAATGTTAATGAGAAAGAGAAACTCAGCCTTCAACTTAAGGAGAAACAGGAAAAAATGAAG GTGAGCAATAGTTTAAAAGCAATGCAATCATTTCGAGAAAAGCTTCCTGCTTTCAAAATGAAGTCCGAGTTTCTGAAAGCTGTTTCAGAAAATCAG GTCTTGGTAGTCTCTGGGGAGACAGGTTGCGGAAAAACAACACAGCTTCCACAATTTATTCTAGAAAATGAGATCTCACGTCTGCATGGTGCTGACTGCAACATAATATGCACACAACCTCGTCGTATTTCTGCTGTATCTGTTGCAGCTCGTATATCCTCTGAAAGGGGAGAGAATCTTGGTGAAACTGTTGGTTATCAGATCCGTCTTGAATCAAAGCGCTCTGCTCAAACACGACTGTTATTTTGCACTACTGGAGTGTTACTTCGACAGTTG GTTCAAGACCCAGAATTAACGGGCGTGAGCCACTTGCTGGTTGATGAAATTCATGAAAGAGGCATGAATGAGGACTTTTTACTCATAATCTTGCGTGACCTTCTTCCTCGGCGTCCAGATCTACGATTAATTCTAATGAGTGCTACCATCAATGCTGACTTGTTCTCCAGATACTTTGGAAATTCCCCAACAATACATATACCA GGATTAACTTTTCCTGTGGCAGAGTTATTTCTAGAAGATATTCTGGAGAAAACTCGTTACGCTGTCAAGTCAGAGTTTGACAACTTTGAGGGGGGGAATTCCAGGAGAAGGAGACAGCAAGATTCCAAGAAAGATCCTTTAACTGAATTATTTGAG GATGCCGATATTGATGTTCAGTTCAAAAATTACAGCACAGCTACAAGAAAGTCTCTTGAAGCTTGGTCTGGTTCACAGCTTGATTTGGGGCTG GTGGAGGCGACAATTGAACATATATGTCGCAATGAGAGAGATGGAGCAATTCTTGTATTCCTTACGGGCTGGGATGACATATCAAAGTTACTTGACAAAATTAAGGGAAATAGATTCCTTGGAGATCCCACAAAATATATGGTTCTTCCCCTGCATGGGTCAATGCCTACCGTCAATCAACGAGAGATATTTGATCGTCCTCCCCCTAATAAAAG AAAAATTGTGCTGGCAACAAACATAGCTGAGAGTAGTATCACCATAGATGATGTTGTGTATGTCATAGACTGCGGAAAGGCAAAGGAAACCAGTTATGATGCTTTAAACAAGTTGGCTTGTCTATTACCATCATGGATTTCAAAGGCTTCAGCACATCAG AGGcgagggcgtgctggccgtgtGCAACCTGGAGTTTGTTACAGACTATATCCGAAAATGATCCATGATGCAATGCTCCAATATCAATTACCTGAAATCCTCCGGACGCCGTTGCAAGAGCTATGCCTCCACATCAAAAGTTTGCAACTTGGAGCTGTTGGGTCATTTTTGGCAAAGGCACTTCAGCCACCAGATTCTCTTGCAGTTCAAAATGCAATTGAACTTCTCAAAACCATTGGAGCTTTAGATGACACAGAGGAGCTTACCCCGCTTG GTCGCCATCTTTGCACGCTACCATTGGATCCAAACATTGGGAAGATGCTTTTAATGGGTTCTATATTTCAATGCCTCAATCCTGCTTTAACAATTGCAGCTGCTCTTGCTCATCGTGACCCATTTATACTACCAATAAATAAGAAAGAGGATGCTGATGCTGCAAAGAGGTCCTTTGCGGGTGATTCTTTCAG CGATCACATAGCTCTTGTGAAAGCTTTTGAAGGATGGAAAGAGGCAAAACAAAATGGAGCGGGAGCAGGAAAGTCGTTCTGCTGGGAGAACTTTTTATCCCCTGTAACATTGCAGATGATGGAAGATATGAGGATCCAGTTTCTTGATCTATTATCAAATATTGGCTTTCTTGACAAATCCAGGGGTGCTAAT GCTTACAATCAATACAGCCATGACTTGGAGATGGTGTGTGCGGTCCTGTGTGCTGGGCTCTATCCGAATGTCGTTCAGTGTAAAAGAAGAGGAAAGCGGACAGCATTCTATACTAAAGAAGTTGGTAAAGTTGATATCCATCCTGCATCAGTCAATGCTGGGGTTCATTTATTCCCTCTCCCTTACATGGTTTATAGTGAAAAAGTGAAGACAACCAGCATTTACATCCGAGACTCTACAAATTTATCAGATTATGCTCTACTTCTATTTGGTGGTAGTCTTATCCCTAGCAAGACCGGGGAGGGCATTGAGATGCTCGGAGGTTACCTTCATTTCTCCGCATCAAAGAGTGTTCTAGAATTGATTCGG AAACTGCGTGGTGAACTCGACAAGCTTTTGAACAGGAAGATTGACAACCCAGGATTGGACATCTCCAGCGAGGGAAAGGCAGTTGTGTCTGCTGTGGTAGAGTTGCTGCATAGTCAGAATATACAATATTGA
- the LOC137746208 gene encoding DExH-box ATP-dependent RNA helicase DExH1 isoform X2 produces the protein MSTETANRVGSLLHSSPSQGEISVNGPSGSGQGNRQTSASVITSKPVAQLEPDNVNEKEKLSLQLKEKQEKMKVSNSLKAMQSFREKLPAFKMKSEFLKAVSENQVLVVSGETGCGKTTQLPQFILENEISRLHGADCNIICTQPRRISAVSVAARISSERGENLGETVGYQIRLESKRSAQTRLLFCTTGVLLRQLVQDPELTGVSHLLVDEIHERGMNEDFLLIILRDLLPRRPDLRLILMSATINADLFSRYFGNSPTIHIPGLTFPVAELFLEDILEKTRYAVKSEFDNFEGGNSRRRRQQDSKKDPLTELFEDADIDVQFKNYSTATRKSLEAWSGSQLDLGLVEATIEHICRNERDGAILVFLTGWDDISKLLDKIKGNRFLGDPTKYMVLPLHGSMPTVNQREIFDRPPPNKRKIVLATNIAESSITIDDVVYVIDCGKAKETSYDALNKLACLLPSWISKASAHQRRGRAGRVQPGVCYRLYPKMIHDAMLQYQLPEILRTPLQELCLHIKSLQLGAVGSFLAKALQPPDSLAVQNAIELLKTIGALDDTEELTPLGRHLCTLPLDPNIGKMLLMGSIFQCLNPALTIAAALAHRDPFILPINKKEDADAAKRSFAGDSFSDHIALVKAFEGWKEAKQNGAGAGKSFCWENFLSPVTLQMMEDMRIQFLDLLSNIGFLDKSRGANAYNQYSHDLEMVCAVLCAGLYPNVVQCKRRGKRTAFYTKEVGKVDIHPASVNAGVHLFPLPYMVYSEKVKTTSIYIRDSTNLSDYALLLFGGSLIPSKTGEGIEMLGGYLHFSASKSVLELIRKLRGELDKLLNRKIDNPGLDISSEGKAVVSAVVELLHSQNIQY, from the exons ATGTCTACAGAGACTGCCAATAGAGTTGGGAGTCTTTTGCACAGCTCACCGTCACAGGGGGAAATATCTGTCAATGGGCCTTCTGGGTCAGGGCAGGGAAACAGACAAACTTCAGCTAGCGTAATTACGAGTAAACCTGTCGCCCAGTTAGAGCCTGATAATGTTAATGAGAAAGAGAAACTCAGCCTTCAACTTAAGGAGAAACAGGAAAAAATGAAG GTGAGCAATAGTTTAAAAGCAATGCAATCATTTCGAGAAAAGCTTCCTGCTTTCAAAATGAAGTCCGAGTTTCTGAAAGCTGTTTCAGAAAATCAG GTCTTGGTAGTCTCTGGGGAGACAGGTTGCGGAAAAACAACACAGCTTCCACAATTTATTCTAGAAAATGAGATCTCACGTCTGCATGGTGCTGACTGCAACATAATATGCACACAACCTCGTCGTATTTCTGCTGTATCTGTTGCAGCTCGTATATCCTCTGAAAGGGGAGAGAATCTTGGTGAAACTGTTGGTTATCAGATCCGTCTTGAATCAAAGCGCTCTGCTCAAACACGACTGTTATTTTGCACTACTGGAGTGTTACTTCGACAGTTG GTTCAAGACCCAGAATTAACGGGCGTGAGCCACTTGCTGGTTGATGAAATTCATGAAAGAGGCATGAATGAGGACTTTTTACTCATAATCTTGCGTGACCTTCTTCCTCGGCGTCCAGATCTACGATTAATTCTAATGAGTGCTACCATCAATGCTGACTTGTTCTCCAGATACTTTGGAAATTCCCCAACAATACATATACCA GGATTAACTTTTCCTGTGGCAGAGTTATTTCTAGAAGATATTCTGGAGAAAACTCGTTACGCTGTCAAGTCAGAGTTTGACAACTTTGAGGGGGGGAATTCCAGGAGAAGGAGACAGCAAGATTCCAAGAAAGATCCTTTAACTGAATTATTTGAG GATGCCGATATTGATGTTCAGTTCAAAAATTACAGCACAGCTACAAGAAAGTCTCTTGAAGCTTGGTCTGGTTCACAGCTTGATTTGGGGCTG GTGGAGGCGACAATTGAACATATATGTCGCAATGAGAGAGATGGAGCAATTCTTGTATTCCTTACGGGCTGGGATGACATATCAAAGTTACTTGACAAAATTAAGGGAAATAGATTCCTTGGAGATCCCACAAAATATATGGTTCTTCCCCTGCATGGGTCAATGCCTACCGTCAATCAACGAGAGATATTTGATCGTCCTCCCCCTAATAAAAG AAAAATTGTGCTGGCAACAAACATAGCTGAGAGTAGTATCACCATAGATGATGTTGTGTATGTCATAGACTGCGGAAAGGCAAAGGAAACCAGTTATGATGCTTTAAACAAGTTGGCTTGTCTATTACCATCATGGATTTCAAAGGCTTCAGCACATCAG AGGcgagggcgtgctggccgtgtGCAACCTGGAGTTTGTTACAGACTATATCCGAAAATGATCCATGATGCAATGCTCCAATATCAATTACCTGAAATCCTCCGGACGCCGTTGCAAGAGCTATGCCTCCACATCAAAAGTTTGCAACTTGGAGCTGTTGGGTCATTTTTGGCAAAGGCACTTCAGCCACCAGATTCTCTTGCAGTTCAAAATGCAATTGAACTTCTCAAAACCATTGGAGCTTTAGATGACACAGAGGAGCTTACCCCGCTTG GTCGCCATCTTTGCACGCTACCATTGGATCCAAACATTGGGAAGATGCTTTTAATGGGTTCTATATTTCAATGCCTCAATCCTGCTTTAACAATTGCAGCTGCTCTTGCTCATCGTGACCCATTTATACTACCAATAAATAAGAAAGAGGATGCTGATGCTGCAAAGAGGTCCTTTGCGGGTGATTCTTTCAG CGATCACATAGCTCTTGTGAAAGCTTTTGAAGGATGGAAAGAGGCAAAACAAAATGGAGCGGGAGCAGGAAAGTCGTTCTGCTGGGAGAACTTTTTATCCCCTGTAACATTGCAGATGATGGAAGATATGAGGATCCAGTTTCTTGATCTATTATCAAATATTGGCTTTCTTGACAAATCCAGGGGTGCTAAT GCTTACAATCAATACAGCCATGACTTGGAGATGGTGTGTGCGGTCCTGTGTGCTGGGCTCTATCCGAATGTCGTTCAGTGTAAAAGAAGAGGAAAGCGGACAGCATTCTATACTAAAGAAGTTGGTAAAGTTGATATCCATCCTGCATCAGTCAATGCTGGGGTTCATTTATTCCCTCTCCCTTACATGGTTTATAGTGAAAAAGTGAAGACAACCAGCATTTACATCCGAGACTCTACAAATTTATCAGATTATGCTCTACTTCTATTTGGTGGTAGTCTTATCCCTAGCAAGACCGGGGAGGGCATTGAGATGCTCGGAGGTTACCTTCATTTCTCCGCATCAAAGAGTGTTCTAGAATTGATTCGG AAACTGCGTGGTGAACTCGACAAGCTTTTGAACAGGAAGATTGACAACCCAGGATTGGACATCTCCAGCGAGGGAAAGGCAGTTGTGTCTGCTGTGGTAGAGTTGCTGCATAGTCAGAATATACAATATTGA